The Comamonas sp. GB3 AK4-5 genome includes a region encoding these proteins:
- a CDS encoding 2Fe-2S iron-sulfur cluster-binding protein → MSSEFAPPFFTATLSPSGQQCDAWADQSLLDSMEQGGLDWPSSCRNGTCRTCLGQLVSGSVHYAVEWPGLSPEEKEQGCVLPCVAIPNGDVVLQDPQN, encoded by the coding sequence ATGAGTTCCGAATTCGCCCCCCCGTTTTTTACTGCCACCCTCTCACCCAGCGGCCAGCAATGCGATGCCTGGGCCGACCAGTCGCTGCTGGACTCCATGGAACAAGGCGGCCTGGACTGGCCCAGCTCCTGCCGCAACGGCACCTGCCGCACCTGCCTGGGACAGTTGGTGTCCGGTAGCGTGCACTACGCCGTGGAGTGGCCTGGCCTCAGCCCCGAGGAAAAAGAACAAGGCTGTGTGCTGCCCTGCGTGGCCATTCCCAACGGCGACGTGGTGCTGCAAGACCCCCAAAACTGA